The nucleotide sequence tagCCCTTCGTAGCAAGATTTTGGAAGGATATCAGGAAAATATGCAATTGATCAATGCTCATGTGCGATTGCGCTTTCTGTGTTTATAAATAGTGTGATCTGCTCTTATTTAACATTGCAAGCGTACGTAGTGGAATGGCTTTACAGACCATTTCGCTTGCTAAAATGTCTGATGCATTTGATTTTCGGGAATACGCAAGGAGCGCATTTTTTccattaagagaaataaaagttatttacaaggataaaaggaaaacaagcAGTGGACCGATACAGGACGCTATGAAAAACTATAGGAATATCTCGCGCTAAATTTGGCTACCACGACCTTGTAAAGGCCAAACAGCGGGGATCCCGTGATTAGCTGACTTCCAAAGCATGGCCTCCTCCGCCATTGCTTTCGCCACTTCGGTCCAAGACCTTTGTTGTTGATTGAAGATTCGGTTGTTCCGTTCCTTCCAAATTGTCCAAGCCACCAGTGTCACGACAGTGTCGAAGCCTCGACGATGCCGCTCCCCAATCTTCATTCGGCTCTCACAGAGCCAATTGTGGAAGGATGGCTCGTTGACAGGTAAGCAGTTCGGACTCTTTATCGCCTGAAGCGTCCACCACCATAATTGTCTCGATTCAGGGCATGCTACCAAGATGTGATCAATGCTTTCCTCCTGCTGATCGCAAAGAACACAGCGATCCGGGTGTGACAACCCTCGACTGCGCAGACGGTCAGCGGTCCAGCATCTGTTCATTGCGACCAACCACAAGAAGAAGCGGCATCGAGGCGGAGCGAGTGACTTCCAAATTGGGGTGGAAAGAAAGGCGACACGACCAAAAAACAAGGCCTTATAGGCAGATTTTGAGCTGTATTGGCCCGAACTCTCCCATTTCCAGATGATTGAATCAGGAGTAGTAGGATCAAGATCCACCATTTGGACAAGCGACCAAAGCTTTAGATATTCTAGAATAGGTTGGATCCCAAGTGCTCCTCGGATGTCTTTGATCCATTGGCGACCTGTTAGTGCCTCAGCCACCGTCCGACGCCGGCGCACGTGTGGTGGAATTTTATCATAAATGTTCGGAGCAAAGGACCGAATGCAACCCTCTTGCAACCAGCTATCTTCCCAGAAGAGGATAGTTTGTCCGTCTCTTAATTGACAGACGGTAGAGGCTGCAACGAAGTTCCTTTCCTTTTGCGACCCCGAAATGGCTAGCCCCTGCCAAGGTTTGCTTGAGGAGGTCCGTTGCAACCATATCCACCTGGAACGAAGAGCTATACCCATAAGCTCCAGATTCGGTACCCCTGCCAAGGTTTGCTTGAGGAGGACTGTAGTAGTCTGATGCATTTGTAAACAAGGCAAATGATCAAGACTTAAGATTTACCATGCAAGAGTATTTTTTCCGTTTATTGTTGTGTGCTGTGGGTAGAGATCCAGCATTTTTTTCCCTGTACAAACAGCTGAACCTTGTTCTTCTGAGGATTGGTTTGTTCCACATTTTATTTATCCCCTTATTGTTACTAAAATTAAGTGGGAGCACTTGTTTTATTTTCGCCTCGTCTGTTCTGTGAACTTATCCTTAAACCTTCTGATGGGAATCACCCTTGCAGGTTACATCCCCTTTTGGAGACATTGTACATCATAAACAAAAGGTTTCCACAGGCCAGTTTTCATTCACAACTGCAGAAGCAGGAAACTACTTGGCTTGCTTCTCGGCTGATGGTCGGAACAAGAGGTTAGTGGTGAAACTAAATCTTGACTGGAGAGTTGGTATTGCAACAAAAGATTGGGATTCTGTTGCTAAAAAGGAAAAGCTCGAGGTAATGTTCATGAAATTAGGATATTATGCTTATGTTCTGCATTTTGGTGTTATTCCTCCTTAACAACAACATTCCTGAACAGGGAGTTGAACTAGAATTAGTCAAGCTTGAAACCTCTGTCCAAGCAATACATGAAAACCTGCTCTTGCTGAGATCCAAGTAAGTACACTTCCTTTTGTAGCTCAAAGAGCTATCCATGGATTTTAATTTGATCGATAACTAAGGGCATAAATAGTCTTAAAAGGTTGTTCTCAATGCAGAGAAGCAAATATGAGAGATACCAGTGAGAAGACGAATGCTAGGGCTACATGGTTGAGCATCATATCACTCATTGTTTGCATTATAGTCTCAGTTTTGCAACTTTGGCATCTACAACAGTACTTCCGAAAGAAGAAGCTCATCTGAAATTATATCTGTAACGTAGTCCACCAAAACATGCGTACCCTACTTCTATGTTTTATCTATTGAAGATAAGGCTTGGCTATTTTGCCATCACAAATGTCAAAACAATTGTTTAGTTGAACTGATAACTTTTTTCacccaaaataaacaaaatgagcaTGATGTTCTCACCTAAATCCTATTCTCAGATAACATAAAACTGCTGTTTTTGATGGTCAATTTGCTCTTACATGCAAAGCAGTATATGCACCCTTTACTTTCCCTAGATAATTCAAGGATCTCTCTCCACAGACTTCATGAGGCCCTTGACCCCTTGGCCGCACCTAAAAGAAAGTCTCTGTAATCATTCTCAGGCAAGCTTTCAAGGATGAAATCCTCAAGGTCCTTTCCATAACTACTTTTGAACACTGACTTGATCTTGTCCATATCGACATCGTCACTGCCCAAAATAGCCCTTGTAACCAACCTTTTATTGGTCGCTGAGCATTGCAGACTTCTATGCAGCAGCTGACGAGACAAAGAAATAGAAGGATGGGTCAGAGACATGATATGAAGTACCAACTACAAACTGCAAATTTTCAGCTGCCATCACCTTGGAGAAATACATGGAAGGATTGTAGATGCACTTCACAACAACCCTCAAAGATTGTTCAAACTCACCGAAGCCATTTTTCTTCAGTGCCTGCATACGCATTGTTGCAACGATAAGCTCAGAAAACAGTCATCATTTCAGTAGTTTGGCAGATTGTTTCAAGATAACGTCCGAAGGCAGTCATTTCAGTAATGTTGTATGCGAAGTGAATGCCATCAGGTTATTGAGTTTGCTTACCTTGGTGTAGTCATGCCCATATATGTGCTTGTAACTGCAGAATGCTAGCCTGAGCTGTGGGATGCTCCTCTTGCTGAACATCTCAAGAATGACAGCCTCGTCGACCGATCCCATGCCGCTGTTCTTCGCATCATAGAGCCTCCTGGCGTCACATTTTGCAATGTGCCGACTAAGTTCATCGTGGTGCGACTTGTGGGAGGTTGCAAGTGCTACCAATAGCTGCTTGAATTGTCACCAGAAAGCAGGGGAGGAGTTGAGCTCAGCTGGCTAAAAGGTAAAGAACACAATTGGAAACTGAGGTAGAATGGTAAGCAACAAGCAAGGGCTACCCTCTGGTAAGGATGAGACGGCTCTGTGACCATGTCCTGCTCCAGGTTCTTCTTGAACCTGGCAAGGTATGCCTGATTGGTGAAGAAGAGCTGGTTCTGCTTCCGGCGTGTGAAGATCTCCACCAGGACCCGGTAATCCGTGGCGCCGCCATTCTCGACGGCGTCCCGAGCCATGATCGCGTCGCGCTCCGACGGGTCGAGCACCCACAGGTAGAGCAGCTTGCAGAGCTGGGAAGGGAAAGATCATGGAGAGGTAAGAACTTGAAAATCAGTCTGAAGCAAGGAGTGCAAAACCGAGAGGGCACTTACCTCATCTTCCTGGTTGACCATGAGGATTTTCTGCACTTCTCCGGCGAGATCTTCGCCGAACACTGTACGGTAAGTCGCCTTGATTTTCTGCCTCTCCGATGGGCTCCGATGAGCCAAGAGAACGCTCAAACGGCGTGGCTGGTTGCACGCATCATGGATCTCTCTGCACTCATCCTCAAAACCTGTGGTAACAAGACACCGAGAGGCCATGTCTACTCAAACCTGAAGTGTTCAATGTAGAGAACTGAGTTTGCTTGGCCGGCCATTGCCCAGGTATATATGATGGCAAGTATTGCTAGCTATTGGTTTCCTTTTTGCTAAAGGATGGATAAAGCTATCTCAAATGACCAAAAAGGAAGCAAGAGAAAGGAAATGGTAGGAAGGAAGAAAATCTGCGTCCTACTCAGCAATGGGATCTGAGGGCATGAAACCGAATTTCAGTGATGGACGTTTCGACTTTTCAAGACCTTTTGAGCTTCTTTCTCGATCATCAATCACTCAAATCATGTTTTGTCTCTAGATATTCGTATCGTATGATCCAGGTATTCCTTGCGTATTACTGTTTCAGATTGcaatgaaacgtgaacgaaactTAGCACTCccagaaataaacaaagttgtagCTAGGAGTAGCGTTTTAGGAGGGTGTGATT is from Oryza sativa Japonica Group chromosome 9, ASM3414082v1 and encodes:
- the LOC4347237 gene encoding transmembrane emp24 domain-containing protein p24delta4, encoding MARRGGAWAWAATAAALLWWMAAGAGAVWLEIPPSATKCVSEEIQSNVVVIGDYSVLYEHHLNPTVTVKVTSPFGDIVHHKQKVSTGQFSFTTAEAGNYLACFSADGRNKRLVVKLNLDWRVGIATKDWDSVAKKEKLEGVELELVKLETSVQAIHENLLLLRSKEANMRDTSEKTNARATWLSIISLIVCIIVSVLQLWHLQQYFRKKKLI
- the LOC4347238 gene encoding annexin Gh1, whose amino-acid sequence is MASRCLVTTGFEDECREIHDACNQPRRLSVLLAHRSPSERQKIKATYRTVFGEDLAGEVQKILMVNQEDELCKLLYLWVLDPSERDAIMARDAVENGGATDYRVLVEIFTRRKQNQLFFTNQAYLARFKKNLEQDMVTEPSHPYQRLLVALATSHKSHHDELSRHIAKCDARRLYDAKNSGMGSVDEAVILEMFSKRSIPQLRLAFCSYKHIYGHDYTKALKKNGFGEFEQSLRVVVKCIYNPSMYFSKLLHRSLQCSATNKRLVTRAILGSDDVDMDKIKSVFKSSYGKDLEDFILESLPENDYRDFLLGAAKGSRAS